Below is a window of Entelurus aequoreus isolate RoL-2023_Sb linkage group LG07, RoL_Eaeq_v1.1, whole genome shotgun sequence DNA.
AATAAGGACAATGCATTCTTCTGATTATAATGccttcagctatcaaggcagaaaggaaatgtcaacacaagcatggaaaacactcaatgtaaacaaaatattaaaatcacattgaactcttaacaataagctcttaaaaatcatgaatatgtaagaaatagTTCATAAAGTGtatgaaaatagtgcaaagtgtaaaaatgtaaacgtagataaacctgagaagaactattttctgcaggtttaatggcaggaagttacagctgtgctctaaagggcgagcgcggctaaggtggtatggtattagcggtcttgccttgcatcatttacaaaccacattggtctgactacggtccctattgaaaaaatccaaaaccTGTCTAGGGGACTTTTCTCTCTTATCCAccatttcttcattttgactttctcttctcactcaatGCAAATAATCCACCacacttgatagttgatactgtcacctgattggctgttagcgtgtcactcccactgatcagtgatcacttcctgcgttgcccgGTCACCAGAGCGagagagtgcctttgttcatgcaaccaaccttgcttccatacttccgctttcttccaaacaaaaagagaaaaaaattatCAAACAGTTATCGATTGCATTTTTTTATACATGATTATCACaatttatattgatattgttttatcacccagccctatACGATGATGGAATAAATGTGAGGTATTTAATGTTACACggcgtggggacggcgtggcgaagttggtagagtggccgggccagcaatcggagggttgctggttactggggttcaatccccaccttctaccatcctagtcacgtccgttgtgtccttgggcaagacacttcacccttgctcctgatggctgctggttagtgccttgcatggcagctcccgccatcagtgtgtgaaagtgtgtgtgaatgggtgaatgtggaaatactgtccaagcgctttgagtaccttgaaggtagaaaagcgctatacaagtataacccatttatcatttattatttacatatttttttaacaaaataaagtgactagtgcacaataaataaacaaaaacttgtATTGGCTCctatttaaatcatttgggtttgccctcaaagccttcctgtatcggAGATTTACTTCCTCACTttgtgaacaataacaaaaaccacCAAAATTTGATTGTGTAAAAATCAAAAcaagaaatattaaaaacaagaaaataaaatatCAGTGAAATAACTTTATTATCGTTTATATACCGATAGTATACTAGGTatcgatagtatcgacatctTGATGGATCTTCCCTACTTTATATTGAAGCTTTagtggttagcttcttgtgtgtgtgtgtgtgcgtgtgtgcatgcatgCAAGCTTAGCCATTCCTTCCAGGATACTTAAAAGAAACCTTTATCTACTCTTTCTTAATTTTGACTGCCACTTCTCACTCcgtgcaaagaatcaaccaaacgtgatagttgatactgtcacctgattggctgttagcgtgtcactcccactgaccagtgatcacttcctgcgttgctcggttaccagagtgcctttgttcatgcaaccaaccttgtttTGCTACTTCCGCTTTCTTCTGAttaagaagaaaaataaatattgaacattttattgAAAGCGTTTTTTGCATATTGCAATAGATATTGATAGTTTTATTGAAATCTAAATAGTGATTGTGTGAAGTTGACTTTGCTCCCAATGCCATGCTTCCCACATGCTCTCTGATAGCACATCATTACAGTTTAGCCCAATGACGTTCCCAATTTGCTCGTCCGTTCTTCCACAGTTCGCTCCACGCTGCAGAAACAGCAGTCTCTCCCGGTTCGACCCATTATCCCGCTTGTGGCGCGCATTTCGGACCAGAACGCATCGGGAGCCCCTCCCATGACGGTGAGGGAGAAGAGCCGACTGGACAAATTCCGGCAGCTGCTCGCTAGTGCCAACACTGACCTAGGTAGGACACGGCGCACACCAACATTTGGTAGTGTTAACAGTGACGGTGCTCACAGTGTATGTTGTGATGGCTTTCAGAGGAGCTCCGTAAGCACAGCTGGTCAGGTATACCCAGGGAGGTCCGTCCCATCACATGGAGGCTTCTTTCTGTAAGTTTCATCACCGGCGGTTGTGAAGTTGTTGCATATTTTATTCCAACTCAGTCCATGTTGCCTTCAGCGCTGCTCTCCGCTCTCCAACAGGGTTACCTGCCGGCTAACAAGGAGCGCCGTGAGCTGGTGCTCAAAAGGAAGCGGGAGGAATACTTTGGCTTCATCGTGCAATATTACAACTCCAGAACAGATGAGCACTACAAAGACACGTACCGACAGGTGATTTTACAGACTATGCGTagctaacaaaaaaacaaatgcagTGGCACCTCGGGATGCGGGTTTAGTTGGTTCTATGACGCAGCGACTCGTATTGCGTAACAGCGTTGCTCCTTGAAATTAGGTCAAATTAATTTAATCGGTGCTTGGCACACTAAAACATCGCAATTTCAACATGCCtttcaaaaggtaaaaataacTTTAAGTTAATGTAGCAgaaacaagtacagtagttttgTGGAGGAATCAAATAATAtacaccttggagagtggacttctacagtctctgtcaaacacaccatcagcagcttcaccatattttcatggataaatggttagatattattttaaaatcCTTGGCTCGCGTCATGGACTCGTTCTGCTCGGCATGGTGCAGACGAGCAGAGCTTcgctccaactgcttcaccaagttggcTAGCCTCACGCTCGGCGTATGTTTTGTTCATTCAATCTTCGTATCATGAATGAGAATtcaaaaacaaaatgaaaatttgTTTATCAGAATTGTGTTTTGCAATACAAAAAATGTAActgaaaaatactgaaaaagGCGAAAACTGACAGaccaaactgaattttttttttcggttCGAAGAGCAATAACTGGATCTAAGAAACGGTTTGATTTTCATTACATATTTTTTAGAccgaaattaaaaaaaactaattggacaaaaaaaaacatgttttttcatatTCTGACACCAGAACCGGAAGGTAATATTTAAATACAAGATTGGCCTGTAGGAAAAAACAGTTTTGTGATGTATCCTGTCAGAAAGACCAGATTATCAATGATCGAtcatatattattttgtatacaAACGCAATATTAAGCACTACACAGTTTTTTTTCCTACAAGCCAATCCGATAGtaacttccggttccggtgtcGGAATATGAGAAAACATCTGTTTTTGgtccgttttttttgtttttgctgacTGGTGATTTAAATTTTTGTTatgaatttaaaaagaaaatgatACCTTCTTTTAAAGATGTAGTTGTCGCTTTTCAACTCAAAAAtaggtttttgtttttacaattaatttttttttgtatctcaaaataaaattctaatcatttgtttttttgttttttttcaattctcCAAATGGAAAGTAAAATGCAATGACCACCAAAGCATACACTGACCCTACACACTATCATGtgtttgattatttatttctttaattcaatgaatatcacccTCTTCTTCTCCTTTCACACTCACCTTCCTCCTTCCAGTGCTTGGAAAAACTAAGttacagtcatggccaaaaatattggctcCCCTccatttctgtcagataatgcaccacttctcccagaaaattattgaaattacaaatgctttgctattcacatgtttatttcttttgtttgcattggaacaacataacacaacaacccccccaaaaaaagagagCCAAATCTGATATTATTTTACACGGAACTCCAAACTCCAtagaacctactcagtggcctagtggtaagagtatccgccctgagatcggtaggttgtgagttcaaaccccggccgagtcataccaaagactataaaaatgggacccattgcttggcactcagcatcaagggttgctatcgggggttaaatcaccaaaatgattcccgggcacggccaccgctgctgctcactgctccccttcacctgggtgaacaaggggatgggaaaaatgcagaggacaaatttcaccatacctagtgtgtgtgtgacaatcattggtactttaacttaaaaatgGACTGGTCAAATTTATTGGCAACTTTTCAAAATTGTAAGAAATAGTTGTATTCTAAGGATGTGATACTCCTTTAATTTGTAATTAAACTCACCTGTAGCAAGTAACAGGTGCTGGCAATATAGAAATCACACTTCCAGCCAGTTCAAATGGAGAAAAGTTGACTCAACCTTTGTGTTGTGTGTACCACACGGAGcatggagaaaagaaaagaatcagaatcagaatagtttttattgccattgtttgagaacgggttcacaaactacgaatttttcttggtgcaatcgtgcaatgaACAATGCGAAGAACAATTAACTCTCAGAAGATTTGAGAACCAAGATTGTGGAAAAGCATGGACAATCTCAAGGCTACAAGTCCATCTCCAGAGATCTAAATGTTCCTGTGTCTACTGTGCGCAACATCATCAAGAACTTCAAAGCCCATGGTACTGTAGCTAACCTCCCTGAACGTGGACGGAAGATAAATATTGATGAAAGACTGCAACGAAGGATTGTTAGAATTGTGGATAAAGAACCTCGATCCACTTCCAAACAAATTGAAGTTGACCTGCAGACAGGGTACAACAGTGTCAGCTCGCACTATCCGTCGCCATCTCAATGAAAAGGGACGCTATGGTAGGAGACCCAGGAGCTGCTGACACAGAGACAAAAAAGCAAGACTGGAGTTTGCAAAAACTTACCTGAGGAAGCCAAAATCATTCTGGGAGAACGTCCTGTGGACAGATGAGACTAAAGTGGAGCTTTTTGGTAAAGCACATCATCACACAGTTTACAGAAAACAAAATgaggccttcaaagaaaagaacaccatccctacagtcaaaCATGGTGGAGGTTCACTGATGTTTTGGGGTTGCTTTGCTGCTTCTGGTACCGGATGATTTGACTGTGTGCATGGCATGATGAAATCTGAGGACTACCAAAGAATTTTGGGGCATAACGTAGGACCCGGTGTCAGAAAGCTGGTTCTCCGTCAGAGGTCATGAGTCTTCCAGCAGGACAACGACCCAAAGCATACTTCAAAaagcacaaaaaaatggcattagacAAAGCGCTGGAGAGTCCTGAAGTGGCCATCAAAGAGTCTAGATCTAAATCCTATAGAACATCTGTGGAgagatctaaaaaaaacaacagtaaggaGAATGCACCCTTCAAATCTGAGAGACCTGAAGCAGTTTACAAAAGAAGGGTGGTCCAAAATTCCAGTAGCAAGGTGTAAGAAACTCATTGAGGGTTACAGGAAGCGATtgatttcagttatttttttccAAAGGGTGTGCTATCAAATATTAAGTTGAGGGTGCCAATAATTGTGTCCAgtccaattttggagttctgtgtaaaatatCTGATTTGTGTTTTTTTGGGGCGGGGgtgttgttccaatgcaaacaaaataaataaacacgtgaataccaaagcatttgtcattttaacaattttctgggagaagtggtgcattatctgacagaaatgcaggtgtgccaatatttttggccatgactCTATGTCCATCTCTGTCTAGAAGCTAATGCTCGCGATGTGTTGGTTGGATATTACAGTCGACTATGACATTGACTAAACCAACTAGTGGTAGGAGGACTCGTGACACCAAGCATCGCAAATAGCAGAGAGACAGCTCGTATCCCGAAGAACAAGGGACTCGTATTGCGGGGTACCACTGTGCTAAGACATAAAATAGAAGTCTGGACATCAATTTGTCCCCTTTCTGTAGATTCACATCGACATTCCAAGGACCAACCCTCTCATTCCATTGTTCCAGCAGCCTGTTGTGCAAGAGGTAACCGCTGAATAAGCAATAAAATACCTTCTTTGACCCTTTATTGTGAGCAAATATGTGACAGATGCCATCTTTAATACAGAACTTCTAAAGATGTGGTTTTGGGCTTTAGATTTCTTTGCCCTCAAAAGCTTCATACTAGAATCCCATTAGTCTTCAAGTATGCGTCAGCTGCTGTAAATGTGATTGGTGTTGTTTAACACATTCTTTCGTACGTTTGACCAGAACTTTATCAGGATCTTTCTACAGGTAGTTTTGTCACCTCTCTCCCCTTCAGGTGTTTGAGCGTATTCTCTTCATCTGGGCAATTCGACACCCGGCCAGTGGTTATGTCCAAGGAATCAATGATCTGGTCACACCCTTCTTTGTTGTCTTCCTCTCCGAGTTTGTCAGTAAGTTGCCAGGAGGAAAATCTGCCCACTGATTGTTGTGCTTTCCTACCTCTGCCACTCGTTTTTTCTGTTAGAGGTGCACGATAAATATCCCACAGATAATTATCAAGGAATTATGACAACATACCATTAAATCCGATAAGCTCCGATAAATGAAAACACTCCGATGAGGCAAAATGTTCCTAACTAAAATTTCAAATTGTGCCTGAATTGatttagacaaagtttagctggtgcactttggctaaaatgatagttaaatccACACTTGgtctcacacttgttagctagctagcgaggTAACGAGCTAACTATCTTACTGAGTTGAGATGGCATCCTCCAGATGTCCGACATCATGCCTCCGCTATGAATGTTCCCGTATCACAGATTTACTGCCATAAAATAACAACGTCCGCTCTGCAGAAAGAGCAAGGCGTCCGTGTCTTGAACAAGATTAGGGTGAAATGTCCCCACACTTGACATGTTTTCAACTGCGATGTTGTTGCGAGTGGCCGCGCTGACTCGCTCCCGTCCGTAAAATTCCGAGTGACTGCTGTCGACAATTGTCAATGACCCGTTGCACCACAATTTGTATCGGTCTTGAGTAGAGATGGGAAAAATGATCGATTCTCTAATGcagtttagagaaaaaatgtttcTGCGGGCTGgtttatctatttttaggaacactaatacaaaacctcacaataatgtctgattgaatgctaaaaacgttatgacagaccgccttaaaaaactgaataaaatgttcaatttttttactgaatgagacacccagaatgtacattaaaataaagaatgtgggatttacaatataactagggatgtccgataatggcttttttgcagatatccgatattccgatattgtccaactcttaattaccgataccgatatcaaccgataccgatatatacagtcgtggaattaacacattattatgcctaatttgaacaacgaggtatggtgaagataaggtccttttaaaaaatgtttataaaataagataaaaaaattaaaaacattttcttgaataaaaaagaaagtaaaacaatataaaaacagttacatagaaactagtaattaatgaaaatgagtagaattaactgttaaaggttagtactattagtggaccagcagcgcgcacaattatgtgtgcttacggactgtatcccttgcagactgtattgttatatattgatatataatgtaggaaccagaatattaataacagaaagaaaccacccttttgtgtgaatgagtgtaaatgggggagggaggttttttgggttggtgcactaatttgtaagtgtatcttgtgttttttatgttgatttaataaaaaataaaaccgataccgataataaaaaaaacgatactgataatttccgatattacattttaaagcatttatcggccgataatatcggcaggcagatattatcggacatctctaaatataactatggacgataaaacactgaatattgacaacatatgaacgtcacaccccttctcgatcgacatattttacaagcaagcgaaacacaacaaaaagcaacaaacacagtgaaatatgaacgcgaagggtaaaaaattaaacccacctacaatctgatatatcactaagctttagaactttgtcgtaaaaatctccttccacgtctgtccctgacacccgcatttcaggctggctgcttagtgttgtccggataccaatattttggtaccggtaccagaatgtatttcgatgcttttctaaataaagggaaccacaaaaaattgcattattgcctttattttaacaaaaaatcttagggtacattaaacatatgtttcttgttgcaagtttgtccttaaataaataaataaataataaatgggttgtacttgtatagcgcttttctaccttcaaggtactcaaaacgctttgacagtatttccacattcacccattcacacacacattcacacactgatggagggagctgccatgcaaggcgctaccagcacccatcagaagcaagggtgaagtgtcttgcccaaggacacaacggacgtgactaggatggtagaatgtggggattgaaccccagtaaccagcaaccctccgattgctggcacggccactctacaacttaatgaacagacaagacaacttgtcttttagtagtacgtaagcaaacaaaggctcctaatttagctgctgacatattgtcattttccattgtattattttgtcaacattattaaggacaaatggtaaaaattaattattgttattgttcatttactgttaatatctgcttactttctcttttaacatgttctatctacacttctgttaaaatgtaataatcacttattcttctgttgtttgatactttacattagttttggatgaaaccacaaatttgggtatcgatccgataccaggtagttacaggatcatacattggtcatattcaaagtcctcatgtgtccatggacatatttcctgggtttatacacttaatatacatttttaaaaaaggaaaaaagattttgtgatgctaaaaaattttttggtgtaatcatagtagtatcgactagatacgctactgtacttggtatcattacagtggatgtccggtgtagatccacccatggcgtttgtttacattgtgatgccggtgagctacggtgtgtagtgaagcatgtttagctattcctcgtcctgcagggatgacacttgtaagaaatgtactttattcgtcgccatggagacaaggatgagTGATTTacaagtcgctaaaacactgcggatggacattagctgctagctagctagccatgtgttaaagcacctcttcccgagggtgtttatagcttcacctttattgttagtttttaagccaaaatgcgtccgttctcccttttctgtctacacacattgtctgcttgtaagtactctgtgtgtgtgcgctgccaaatatgctcctctgctcggaaaaccagcaatgtcatgacgtgacgaagtgccttcatgcccgttaaaaaaaggggggcgaggaccggtactttttagaggcggtgcagtacagaatatgattcattagtatcgcggtactatactagtagcggtataccgtacaaccctacacagaggtgtgaaaatacaaaaaaaaaaaactatttgggaAATCAGacgaatttagtgcatggaaacgtagtgaatGAGTTGTTATCGGTTCTTCCAGTGGAGGACATGGAGAACTTTGAGGTCGCTGCCCTGCCTCTGGACACGCAAAGAAACATCGAAGCGGACAGCTTCTGGTGCATGAGCAAGCTGCTGGATGGAATACAGGTCTGCACGCTTGCTTTCCTCAAATGTGCTTGATTTGTGAAGCTGCTGTCGTTTTTAGGACAACTACACCTTTGCTCAGCCGGGAATCCAGAACAAAGTCAAAGCTTTGGAGGAGCTTGTCAGCCGAATTGATGGTGAGTCTCTCCTTCGTCATCCGCCAACCACAATAAAACCTGAATCCTCCTGTCATCCTTTTTTCATTCTTGGGCACAAGCTCATTCAGGCAGAAAGTGAAGAAACGCCATTTGAACTCACTGTTGTTTCTGTCTTCAGAGGACATTCACAATCATTTCAAAAAGTATGAGGTGGAGTATTTACAGTTTGCCTTCCGCTGGATGAACAATCTGTTGATGAGGGAACTTCCACTGCGTTGCACCATCCGTCTGTGGGACACCTACCAGGTGGAGTATGCCGCACCTTACATTGGCTAAGAATGTACACTGTTCAGCGGTAACCACAGACCGCCAATCAGTttgtggcggcgggggcgtggccaGAACACTGTCAAAAGAACACTAACATATAATTGGCTATGACgaatgtacaaaaccagtgacgttggcacgttgtgtaattcctaaataaaaacggaatacaatggtttgcaagttcttttcgacttatattcaattgaatagactgcaaagacaagatattcaatgttcaaactgagaaactttttttttttgcagataatcataaactttgaatttaatggcagcaacacattgcaaaaaaagttgacataggggcatttttatcactgtgttacatgcctctccttttaacaacactccgtaaacgtctgggaactgaggagaccaattttttcagcttttcaggtggaattctttcccattcttgcttgatgtacagcttaagtcgttcaacagctcagggtctccattgtggtattttaggcttcatattgcgccacacattttcaatgggagacaggtctggactacaggcaggccagtctagtacccgcactattttactataaagccacgctgttgtaacacgtgctgaatgtggcttggcattgttttgctggaaTAAGCAGCggcatccatgaaaaagacgttgcttggatggcaacatatgttgctccaaaacctctatgcacctttcagcattaatggtgccttcacagatgtgtaagttacccatgccttgggtactaatacacccccataccatcacagatgctggcttttgaacgcctataacagtccagatggttcttttcctctttgatccggaggacacgacattcagtttccaaaaactatttgaaatggggacttgtcggaccacagaacacttttacactttgcatcagtccatcatagataagcttgggcccagcaaagccggcggcgtttctgggtgttgttgataaatggctttggctttgcaaagtacagttgtaacttgcacttaccgatgtagcgacgaactgtagttactgacagtggttttttgaagtgttcctgagccgatgtggtgatattctttacacactgctgtcgtttttttgatgcagtacggcctgagggatcgaaggtcacgggcattgccgcttacgtgcagtgatttctccagattctctgaagtttttgatgatattacggaccgtagatggtgaaatccctaaattcctcgtttagaaatgttgttcttaaactgtttgacaatttgctcacgcatttgttcacaaaatggtgaccctcaccccatccttgtttgagaatgactgagcctttcatggaagctgcttttatacccaatcatggcacccagctgttcccaattagcctgttcacctgtgggatgttccgaataagtgtttgatgagcattcttcaactttttcagtctcttttgccacttgtgccagcttttttaaaacatgttgcaggcatcaaatttcaaatgagtcAATATTTGCATAAAATAACGAAGTTTTCCAGttagaacgttaaatatcttgtctttgcagtctattcaattgaatatgggttgaaaaggatttgcaaatcattgtattctgtttttatttacgatttacgcaacgtgccaacttcactggttttgggttttgtatttttcatTTCTAAATGCTAGTAGGTTTTACATATACGTTTAAAGACAAATCTGTGATTTTAGTAAATAGTATCaacatatctatccatccatccatcttcttccacttatccgaggtcgggtcgcgggggcagcagcctaagcagggaagccaaaacttccctctccccagccacttcgtccagctcctcccgggggatcccgaggcattcccaggccagctgggagacatagtgtcCTGGATCtttcctgtggcctcctaccagtcggacgtgccctaaacacctccctagggaggcgttcgggtggcatcctgaccagatgcccgaaccacctcatctggctcctctcgatgtggaggagcagcagctttactttgagctcctcccggatggcagagcttctcaccctatctctaagggagagacccaccacccggcagaggaaactcatttcggccgcttgtacccgtgatcttgttctttcagtcataacccaaagctcatgaccataggtgaggatgggaacgtagatcgaccggtaaattgagagctttgccttccggctcagctccttcttcaacaTATCTACGTTAGATTATATTGTTTTGAGGGTTTTTTCAATTACAATGTAACACCCCTGGTTTATTGACATAGTATTCTGCCCTCTCTAAATGCTGTAATTTATTTGGCAGATGTGTAAACAGTCCTATAAATTAGAGTTTATTGATATTCTCCACAATTAAATGACtataaaactaagcacacaaaggaAAGTACATTTCATTTTCACATAAAGTGCACATGCTTGTAAGAATCCTGCtataaactgaaaaaagcaatTGAACTACactgctagcttaatgctaaaatacAATGGACGGCCTCATTGACAGGCTAATGGAAATTA
It encodes the following:
- the LOC133653484 gene encoding TBC1 domain family member 22B-like; the encoded protein is MATDNRIHFWRRNAKVPGRYPKDTKLKFNNLKSKKTSSFHEFARSTNDAWDIDDDQEDDDFFGGPALCSTLPSGFTPKQHGGMSHLTGEDAEHEHVNGKVVKSNSEVHLSSSSVRSTLQKQQSLPVRPIIPLVARISDQNASGAPPMTVREKSRLDKFRQLLASANTDLEELRKHSWSGIPREVRPITWRLLSGYLPANKERRELVLKRKREEYFGFIVQYYNSRTDEHYKDTYRQIHIDIPRTNPLIPLFQQPVVQEVFERILFIWAIRHPASGYVQGINDLVTPFFVVFLSEFVMEDMENFEVAALPLDTQRNIEADSFWCMSKLLDGIQDNYTFAQPGIQNKVKALEELVSRIDEDIHNHFKKYEVEYLQFAFRWMNNLLMRELPLRCTIRLWDTYQAEAEGFSHFHLYVCAAFLTEWRKEILSMIDFQGLLILLQNLPTIHWGNEEVGLLLAEAYRLKYVFADAPSHYKR